A section of the Mesobacillus jeotgali genome encodes:
- a CDS encoding YicC/YloC family endoribonuclease, with product MVVSMTGFGRSKTESERFSVTVEVKTVNHRFCEFHIRMPRQLLKTEEKIKKKLGEHINRGRVEVFVTLEGEGIVSRSVHIDWEALDEFVQNISEIKNRYSLAGDIELRDIVNREEIIHIDEKEAESEELEQLVLSAVEEAGIQLVAMRRLEGAALQKDVLQYIHLMTNHILRVKQFAPDVVEQYRERLKKRMSDIIEGDADEGRILTEAAFFADKADISEEIARLVSHVNQFKEILNADEPLGRKLDFLLQEMNREVNTIGSKGNDSRIAREVVEMKSLLEKVKEQVQNIE from the coding sequence ATGGTCGTCAGTATGACTGGATTTGGCAGGAGCAAAACAGAATCAGAAAGATTCAGTGTCACTGTTGAAGTGAAAACGGTCAATCATCGTTTTTGTGAATTTCATATTCGCATGCCGAGGCAGCTCCTGAAAACGGAAGAAAAAATCAAAAAGAAACTTGGCGAGCATATAAACAGAGGAAGAGTCGAAGTATTTGTCACTTTGGAGGGCGAAGGCATAGTAAGCCGAAGTGTACATATTGACTGGGAAGCCCTGGACGAATTTGTCCAAAACATATCCGAAATAAAAAACAGATACAGCTTAGCTGGAGACATAGAACTTCGCGATATTGTCAACAGGGAAGAAATCATACATATTGATGAAAAGGAAGCGGAAAGTGAAGAGCTGGAACAGCTAGTCCTCTCAGCGGTTGAAGAAGCCGGTATTCAGCTGGTCGCAATGCGCAGGCTTGAAGGCGCCGCCCTTCAAAAGGATGTTTTACAGTATATACACCTGATGACCAATCACATTTTGCGTGTGAAACAATTTGCTCCCGATGTTGTCGAACAGTACCGTGAGAGGCTAAAAAAGAGGATGTCTGATATCATAGAAGGAGATGCAGACGAAGGCAGGATTCTGACAGAAGCCGCTTTTTTTGCTGATAAAGCAGATATCAGTGAAGAAATTGCCCGGCTTGTAAGTCATGTGAACCAATTTAAAGAAATTCTAAATGCGGATGAACCACTGGGAAGGAAACTCGATTTCCTGCTTCAGGAAATGAATCGAGAGGTCAACACGATTGGGTCCAAAGGGAATGATTCAAGGATTGCCAGAGAAGTTGTCGAAATGAAAAGTCTCCTTGAAAAGGTTAAGGAACAAGTACAAAATATAGAGTAG
- the priA gene encoding primosomal protein N' — translation MNIASVIVDVPAKQTDKTFDYKIPDKFLDVIKPGTRVIVPFGPRKIQGFVTGLKDRSNFSKLRSIIEPLDLTPVLNEELLQLGEWLTEHTLSYKISSYQAMLPAALKAKYEKKIMLAKGIELSDLPESLAQLFKENSELKWDDAVAKGFVQKLQREAAAGKVEVVYQVKDRVRKKLLKHVYPNIEAEPLKEARAGLSAQASGQQAVLDFFLEHPEPVEQRLLLSTLGVSQASIQSLVKKGILKVEEMEVYRDPYSEREFERKTALELTAAQEKAISPILSSIEKEEHEVFLLYGVTGSGKTEIYLQSIQEVLSKGKEAIVLVPEISLTPQMVTRFKERFGDLVAVMHSGLSAGEKYDEWRKIQRKEVKVVVGARSAIFAPFENIGIIIIDEEHETSYKQEENPRYHARDVAIQRAKTFACPVVLGSATPSLESFARAQKGRYTLLSLPKRMNNQPLPSVEIVDMREELRTGNRSMFSVKLFEKIKDRLEKKEQTVLFLNKRGHSSFVMCRDCGYVMNCPHCDITLTYHRYNEQMKCHYCGHEDRVPTICPECNSEHIRYFGTGTQKVEEELVKLIPEARVIRMDVDTTGRKGSHEKLLTAFQEGQADILLGTQMIAKGLDFPNITLVGVLSADTMLNLPDFRSSEKTFQLLTQVSGRAGRHKLPGEVVIQTYTPEHYSVELAGTQDYDRFYQQEMLMRKIHQYPPFYYLSLVTVSHEELMKVVAVTEKIAKFISSKLSMEAVILGPVASPIPRINDRYRYQCLIKYKKEPELSNVLKTVLDHYQQEMGTGGLQISVDLNPYILM, via the coding sequence ATGAATATAGCAAGCGTTATTGTCGATGTTCCTGCCAAGCAGACAGACAAGACTTTTGATTATAAAATACCGGATAAATTCTTAGATGTCATCAAGCCTGGGACAAGGGTAATCGTACCTTTTGGCCCGCGTAAAATCCAGGGTTTTGTCACGGGACTCAAGGATCGATCCAACTTTTCAAAGCTGCGGTCCATTATCGAACCGCTGGATTTGACACCGGTATTAAATGAGGAGCTTTTGCAGTTGGGAGAGTGGCTGACTGAACATACCTTAAGCTATAAAATCTCCTCTTATCAGGCAATGCTCCCTGCTGCCCTAAAAGCAAAATATGAGAAAAAGATTATGCTGGCTAAAGGGATTGAGTTAAGTGACCTCCCTGAAAGTCTGGCACAACTATTTAAAGAAAATAGTGAATTAAAATGGGACGATGCAGTTGCAAAGGGGTTCGTCCAAAAGCTGCAAAGGGAAGCTGCAGCAGGCAAGGTTGAAGTCGTCTATCAAGTGAAGGACCGTGTGCGCAAAAAGCTGCTCAAACATGTTTATCCAAACATTGAAGCGGAACCGCTTAAAGAAGCAAGAGCCGGCCTTTCTGCACAGGCATCAGGACAGCAGGCAGTCCTGGATTTCTTTTTGGAGCATCCCGAGCCTGTGGAGCAGAGATTGCTGCTTTCCACTCTGGGGGTCTCCCAGGCATCGATTCAATCCCTCGTTAAGAAAGGGATCCTGAAAGTAGAAGAGATGGAGGTATACAGGGACCCCTATTCAGAACGGGAATTTGAACGGAAAACGGCCCTGGAATTGACTGCTGCACAAGAAAAAGCAATCAGTCCTATCCTTTCTTCTATTGAAAAGGAAGAACATGAAGTCTTTCTTTTGTACGGAGTAACAGGAAGCGGCAAGACCGAAATTTATTTGCAGTCGATCCAGGAGGTTCTTAGCAAGGGAAAAGAAGCGATTGTGCTTGTGCCGGAAATCTCATTGACTCCCCAGATGGTCACTCGTTTCAAGGAGCGTTTTGGCGACCTGGTTGCTGTCATGCATAGCGGATTATCTGCAGGTGAGAAATATGATGAATGGCGGAAAATCCAGCGGAAGGAAGTTAAAGTTGTCGTTGGAGCAAGGTCGGCCATATTTGCGCCATTCGAGAATATTGGCATCATCATTATTGATGAAGAGCATGAAACAAGCTATAAACAGGAAGAAAATCCACGCTACCATGCAAGGGACGTTGCAATCCAGCGGGCTAAAACCTTTGCATGTCCGGTTGTTCTCGGCAGCGCTACTCCGTCACTCGAATCGTTTGCCAGGGCGCAAAAAGGAAGATATACGTTGTTGTCACTGCCAAAACGTATGAACAACCAGCCGCTTCCTTCTGTAGAAATTGTTGATATGCGGGAAGAGCTGAGAACAGGTAACCGTTCCATGTTTTCGGTAAAGCTTTTTGAAAAAATCAAAGACAGGCTTGAAAAAAAAGAACAGACTGTTCTGTTTCTGAACAAACGGGGTCACTCTTCCTTTGTTATGTGCCGGGATTGCGGTTATGTTATGAATTGTCCGCATTGCGATATCACGCTGACATATCATCGTTATAATGAACAGATGAAATGCCATTATTGCGGACATGAGGACAGGGTGCCGACAATTTGTCCGGAATGCAATAGTGAACATATCCGCTATTTCGGAACTGGTACCCAAAAAGTAGAGGAAGAACTCGTCAAGCTGATTCCTGAAGCGAGGGTCATCAGGATGGATGTCGATACTACAGGGAGAAAGGGATCACATGAAAAACTCTTGACTGCTTTCCAGGAAGGACAGGCCGATATTTTACTAGGGACACAAATGATAGCCAAAGGGCTGGATTTTCCTAATATTACGCTTGTTGGGGTTCTTTCGGCAGACACGATGCTTAACCTGCCTGATTTCCGTTCATCGGAAAAAACATTCCAGCTCCTCACCCAGGTCAGCGGGAGGGCAGGAAGGCACAAACTTCCAGGTGAGGTAGTAATCCAGACTTATACACCTGAACATTATAGCGTCGAATTAGCAGGCACACAGGATTACGACCGTTTCTACCAGCAGGAAATGCTCATGAGGAAGATTCATCAATATCCGCCGTTTTACTACCTGTCTCTTGTGACGGTCAGCCATGAGGAATTGATGAAAGTAGTTGCTGTTACGGAAAAAATAGCAAAATTCATATCATCCAAGCTTTCGATGGAAGCAGTCATACTGGGACCGGTAGCATCACCAATACCTCGTATCAACGATAGATATCGTTATCAATGTCTGATAAAATACAAAAAGGAACCAGAACTTAGCAATGTTCTTAAAACTGTACTCGACCATTACCAGCAGGAAATGGGAACTGGCGGTTTGCAGATTTCCGTCGATTTGAACCCATATATTCTGATGTAA
- the gmk gene encoding guanylate kinase, translating into MQEKGLLIVLSGPSGVGKGTVRKELFSQPDTAFEYSVSATTRLPREGERNGVDYFFKTREEFEEMIREDQLLEYAEFVGNYYGTPVEYVRETLDAGKDVFLEIEVQGASQVRRKFPEGLFIFLAPPSLSELENRIVTRGTETEDIIKGRMKAAREELDMMELYDYVVENDQVERAAARVKSIVVAEHCRRERVQHRYKKMLEVE; encoded by the coding sequence ATGCAGGAAAAAGGATTGTTAATTGTTCTTTCAGGACCATCCGGGGTTGGAAAAGGAACGGTTCGGAAAGAGTTATTTTCCCAACCGGATACCGCTTTTGAATATTCCGTTTCTGCAACCACCCGACTTCCTCGTGAAGGAGAGCGGAATGGAGTAGATTATTTCTTTAAAACAAGGGAAGAATTCGAAGAGATGATCAGGGAGGACCAACTTTTGGAGTATGCAGAGTTTGTTGGCAATTACTATGGCACTCCTGTTGAGTACGTCCGGGAAACGCTAGATGCTGGAAAAGATGTTTTTCTGGAAATTGAGGTTCAGGGAGCAAGCCAGGTAAGGAGAAAATTCCCGGAAGGCCTGTTCATTTTCCTGGCACCGCCTAGCCTTTCAGAACTAGAAAACCGGATCGTGACCAGAGGCACAGAGACGGAGGATATCATCAAGGGCAGGATGAAAGCTGCGAGAGAAGAACTTGACATGATGGAATTGTATGATTATGTTGTTGAGAACGACCAGGTAGAAAGAGCAGCAGCACGAGTAAAGTCTATCGTCGTTGCCGAGCACTGCCGCAGGGAACGAGTTCAACATCGTTATAAAAAAATGCTGGAGGTAGAATAA
- the remA gene encoding extracellular matrix/biofilm regulator RemA has translation MAIKLINIGFGNIVSANRIISIVSPESAPIKRIIQDARDRGSLIDATYGRRTRAVIVMDSDHVILSAVQPETVAHRLNDRDDIIDEG, from the coding sequence ATGGCAATAAAGCTTATAAATATAGGCTTCGGCAATATTGTTTCAGCGAACAGGATCATTTCAATCGTAAGTCCTGAATCAGCTCCTATCAAACGGATCATCCAGGATGCTCGTGACCGAGGATCGTTAATAGATGCTACATACGGAAGAAGGACCAGGGCTGTCATCGTGATGGACAGTGATCATGTCATTCTCTCAGCGGTTCAGCCGGAAACGGTAGCACACCGCTTGAATGACCGAGATGATATTATAGATGAAGGGTAG
- the coaBC gene encoding bifunctional phosphopantothenoylcysteine decarboxylase/phosphopantothenate--cysteine ligase CoaBC, whose translation MLNGKKILLCVTGGIAVYKGAALTSKLTQAGAEVKVILSESAAKFVTPLTFQALSRSEVYTDTFDEKNPENIAHIHLADWADLIIVAPATANIIGKLANGIADNMISTTLLAATAPVWIAPAMNVHMYQHPAVTKNMDTLRNFGYEFIEPGEGYLACGYTGKGRLEEPETIVERAIRFFNKPSGELSGKTVLITAGPTREKIDPVRFLTNHSTGKMGYALAGEALKMGAKVILVSGPVSLDPPGGAELIEVESAEEMYNAALEYFGAADILIGTAAVADYRPKYIYEEKMKKKEGDQALELERTKDVLFELGQRKEKQVIVGFAAETNDVEKHAQGKLVRKNADMIVANDVKQEGAGFGTDTNIVTIFKADGSKLELPLMAKTDVARRILSEVALLLKKDES comes from the coding sequence ATGCTGAACGGTAAAAAGATTCTATTGTGCGTGACCGGCGGGATTGCTGTTTATAAAGGCGCTGCGCTGACAAGTAAGCTGACGCAGGCTGGTGCAGAGGTGAAGGTAATCCTGAGTGAATCAGCAGCTAAATTTGTCACTCCGCTCACATTTCAGGCTTTGTCCCGAAGTGAAGTTTATACTGATACATTTGATGAAAAAAATCCTGAAAATATTGCACATATCCATTTGGCAGACTGGGCTGACCTGATCATTGTGGCTCCTGCTACTGCAAACATCATTGGCAAGCTTGCCAATGGTATTGCTGACAACATGATTTCGACGACATTGCTGGCCGCGACTGCACCGGTATGGATAGCTCCGGCGATGAACGTGCATATGTATCAGCATCCGGCTGTCACAAAAAATATGGATACGCTAAGGAATTTTGGCTATGAATTTATTGAACCAGGAGAAGGATATTTGGCCTGTGGCTATACAGGAAAAGGACGCCTTGAAGAACCTGAGACAATTGTAGAGCGAGCCATCCGATTCTTCAATAAGCCGAGCGGGGAACTTTCGGGCAAGACGGTTTTAATAACTGCCGGCCCGACTCGTGAAAAAATAGACCCTGTTCGCTTCCTGACCAACCATTCAACCGGAAAAATGGGTTATGCCCTTGCTGGAGAAGCTTTGAAAATGGGAGCGAAAGTCATTCTGGTTTCCGGCCCGGTCTCTCTTGACCCGCCAGGTGGAGCGGAGCTGATCGAAGTAGAAAGCGCAGAGGAGATGTACAACGCTGCCCTGGAATATTTCGGTGCAGCGGATATCCTGATAGGTACCGCAGCTGTAGCGGATTATCGGCCAAAATATATATATGAAGAAAAAATGAAGAAAAAAGAAGGCGATCAGGCACTCGAACTGGAGCGCACAAAAGATGTCCTTTTTGAACTTGGACAGAGAAAAGAGAAGCAGGTCATCGTTGGGTTCGCGGCTGAAACTAATGATGTCGAAAAACATGCCCAGGGCAAACTCGTCAGAAAAAATGCTGATATGATTGTAGCAAATGACGTTAAGCAGGAAGGGGCCGGGTTTGGCACAGATACAAATATAGTGACTATATTCAAGGCGGATGGAAGTAAGCTGGAATTACCTCTGATGGCAAAAACGGATGTTGCCCGCAGGATCCTGTCAGAAGTCGCCCTGCTTTTAAAGAAGGATGAAAGCTAA
- the def gene encoding peptide deformylase: protein MAVRKIVTYPAEILEQECEKVTVFDKRLAKLLDDMYDTMIEFDGVGLAAPQIDIKKQIAIVDIDDEHGTIEMVNPVILETGGEQTGPEGCLSFPGLYGEVTRPNYVKVRAQNRKGKTFEIEAEEFLARAILHEIDHLHGVLFTTKVSKYIEEAELEELNQE from the coding sequence TTGGCAGTAAGAAAAATAGTTACTTATCCGGCAGAAATTTTGGAACAGGAATGTGAAAAAGTCACAGTTTTTGATAAAAGACTGGCCAAATTGCTGGATGATATGTACGATACCATGATTGAATTTGATGGGGTAGGTCTGGCCGCTCCTCAGATAGATATAAAAAAGCAGATTGCAATTGTCGATATCGATGATGAGCATGGAACAATCGAAATGGTCAACCCGGTGATACTGGAAACCGGCGGTGAGCAGACTGGTCCGGAGGGTTGCTTAAGCTTTCCGGGTTTATACGGAGAGGTTACACGCCCAAACTATGTAAAGGTAAGGGCCCAAAACCGGAAAGGTAAGACATTTGAGATCGAAGCGGAGGAATTCTTGGCACGGGCAATTCTGCATGAAATCGATCACTTGCACGGTGTGTTATTTACCACGAAGGTATCAAAATATATCGAAGAAGCTGAGTTAGAGGAGTTGAACCAGGAATGA
- the fmt gene encoding methionyl-tRNA formyltransferase, with the protein MTRIVFMGTPDFSVPVLRRLLEEGYDVVGVVTQPDRPVGRKRVLTPPPVKAEAVKHGIPVYQPEKIRQPEELKKILALEPDLIVTAAFGQILPNQLLEAPKYGCINVHASLLPELRGGAPIHYAIIEGKEKTGITIMYMVEKLDAGDILTQVEVPITETDTVGSLHDKMSAAGADLLSETIPKLLNGEITPTPQNDDQATFAWNIKREQEKIDWNAPGDKIYNHIRGMNPWPVAYTTMDGAVIKVWSAVKSDYKGNSQPGTLIGIEEDGLVVATGDDTVIKITQLQPAGKKKMDARQFLLGAGANLEPGVRLGD; encoded by the coding sequence ATGACAAGAATCGTATTTATGGGAACTCCGGACTTTTCTGTACCGGTTTTGCGAAGATTGCTGGAGGAAGGCTACGACGTTGTCGGTGTTGTGACGCAGCCTGACCGCCCGGTTGGCAGAAAGCGGGTTCTTACACCGCCTCCTGTAAAAGCAGAAGCGGTGAAGCATGGCATCCCGGTCTATCAGCCAGAAAAAATCCGCCAGCCTGAAGAACTGAAAAAAATCCTCGCGCTTGAACCGGATCTGATTGTCACAGCTGCTTTTGGACAGATTTTACCAAATCAACTCCTTGAGGCACCAAAGTATGGCTGCATAAACGTCCATGCTTCTCTATTGCCAGAACTGCGCGGTGGTGCGCCGATCCATTACGCGATCATTGAGGGAAAAGAGAAGACTGGAATAACCATTATGTACATGGTTGAAAAGCTTGATGCAGGTGATATCTTGACGCAGGTTGAAGTACCGATTACGGAAACAGATACAGTTGGTTCATTGCATGATAAAATGAGCGCTGCTGGAGCAGACCTTTTATCTGAAACGATTCCAAAGCTTTTAAACGGTGAAATCACACCAACTCCGCAAAATGATGATCAAGCTACTTTTGCCTGGAATATCAAGCGAGAACAGGAGAAAATTGATTGGAACGCTCCTGGTGATAAAATCTATAACCATATTCGCGGCATGAACCCATGGCCGGTTGCTTATACAACAATGGACGGGGCAGTGATAAAGGTGTGGAGTGCGGTGAAGTCGGACTATAAAGGAAACAGCCAACCCGGAACCCTCATAGGAATTGAAGAAGACGGTCTTGTAGTAGCGACGGGAGATGATACTGTTATTAAAATTACACAACTCCAGCCCGCAGGCAAGAAAAAGATGGACGCAAGGCAATTTTTGCTCGGGGCAGGGGCGAACTTAGAGCCCGGCGTAAGGTTAGGAGACTAA
- the rlmN gene encoding 23S rRNA (adenine(2503)-C(2))-methyltransferase RlmN, whose product MEQEKTTRISATEKTVKKSIYSLQLNELKDWLKEQGEKPFRAEQIYDWLYKKRAASFEDMSNLSKELRDKLEQHFVLTTLSTIVQQTSSDGTIKFLFELQDGVSIETVLMRHEYGNSVCVTTQVGCRIGCTFCASTLGGLKRNLEAGEIVAQVVKVQQALDETDERVSSIVIMGIGEPFDNYDSMLSFLKIMNHEKGMNIGARHITVSTSGIIPKIYQFADENMQINFAISLHAPNSELRSRLMPINRAYKLPDLMDAVRYYVNKTGRRISFEYGLFGGVNDQVEHAEELAQLVKGLKCHINLIPVNYVPERDYVRTPKSQIFKFERTLRDRGVNVTIRREQGHDIEAACGQLRAKERKEETR is encoded by the coding sequence ATGGAACAGGAAAAAACAACAAGAATATCAGCGACAGAAAAAACAGTCAAAAAATCCATTTATTCCCTTCAGCTTAACGAATTGAAAGACTGGCTGAAGGAACAAGGAGAAAAGCCATTCAGGGCAGAACAAATTTATGACTGGCTCTACAAAAAGAGAGCAGCATCATTTGAGGATATGTCCAATTTGTCAAAGGAGTTAAGGGACAAGCTGGAGCAGCATTTTGTGCTCACAACCCTGAGTACGATTGTGCAGCAGACATCATCTGACGGAACGATCAAGTTCTTGTTTGAACTGCAAGATGGCGTATCAATTGAAACGGTTCTTATGAGGCATGAATATGGAAATTCTGTTTGTGTCACTACTCAGGTTGGTTGTCGTATTGGGTGTACGTTCTGTGCTTCTACACTTGGCGGTTTAAAAAGGAACCTTGAAGCAGGAGAAATCGTTGCCCAGGTCGTAAAAGTACAACAGGCACTTGATGAGACAGATGAGAGAGTAAGTTCGATTGTCATAATGGGTATCGGCGAACCGTTTGATAACTATGACAGTATGCTCTCATTCCTGAAAATTATGAACCATGAAAAAGGAATGAATATCGGTGCTCGTCATATTACCGTATCAACAAGCGGTATCATTCCGAAGATTTACCAATTTGCTGATGAAAACATGCAGATCAATTTTGCGATTTCCCTTCATGCACCGAATAGCGAGCTTCGCAGCAGATTGATGCCAATCAACCGTGCATACAAGCTTCCGGATTTAATGGACGCAGTCCGATATTATGTCAACAAAACCGGCCGAAGAATCAGCTTTGAATATGGGCTCTTTGGAGGAGTGAATGATCAGGTTGAACACGCTGAAGAGCTTGCACAACTTGTAAAAGGGTTGAAGTGCCATATCAATTTGATACCGGTCAATTATGTACCTGAACGTGATTACGTAAGAACACCTAAGAGCCAAATCTTCAAATTTGAACGTACTCTTCGCGACCGTGGAGTGAATGTAACAATAAGAAGAGAACAAGGGCATGACATTGAAGCAGCTTGCGGACAACTTCGGGCGAAAGAAAGAAAAGAAGAGACGAGGTG
- the rpoZ gene encoding DNA-directed RNA polymerase subunit omega: MLYPSIDSLMTKIDSKYSLVSVAAKRARSMQVHMDPKIDKYVSNKFVGKALEEINAEKLHFKTAGSHEELNINE, from the coding sequence ATGCTTTATCCTTCTATTGATTCATTAATGACTAAAATTGACTCAAAATACTCATTGGTTTCTGTTGCAGCCAAGCGCGCACGCAGCATGCAGGTCCACATGGATCCGAAAATCGACAAGTATGTTTCCAACAAATTCGTCGGTAAAGCACTTGAAGAAATCAACGCTGAAAAGCTTCACTTCAAAACTGCAGGAAGCCACGAAGAGTTAAATATCAACGAATAA
- the rsmB gene encoding 16S rRNA (cytosine(967)-C(5))-methyltransferase RsmB, with protein sequence MSKKKNVRDTALQLLETVEKNQAYSNLLLNNAIEKYEISPIDIGLLTELVYGTLQRKMTLDFYLKPFIEKNKKLQSWVVNLLRMTVYQMVYLDKIPDRAAIFEAVEISKRRGHKGIASLVNGVLRSIQRNGLPSLDSISDPAERISIETSHPLWLVTRWVGQFGIEKTREMCEMNLTAPLQTGRVNLTRISREECLELLAEEGFDVEPSPILPEAIKSLRGNLASSKAFKYGLLTIQDESSMLVAHALGIKDEEVILDACAAPGGKSSHIAEKLGNSGKVISLDLHEHKVKLISQNAERLGLENIEAKKMDSRQAAEQFEHGSIDRVLLDAPCSGLGVMRRKPDMKYTKKEQDLSQLQSIQLSLLKSVAPLLKAGGTLVYSTCTVDREENQEVIKEFLREHPEFSGDTTLAERMPEAIRPLIHGFDVQILPQDFGSDGFYIACLRKKVE encoded by the coding sequence ATGAGTAAAAAGAAAAATGTCAGGGATACTGCATTGCAGCTCCTGGAAACGGTTGAAAAAAACCAGGCTTACAGCAACCTGCTCCTGAACAATGCTATTGAAAAATATGAAATTAGTCCCATTGATATCGGCTTGCTGACTGAATTGGTATACGGTACTTTACAGCGTAAAATGACTCTTGATTTTTACCTTAAGCCATTTATCGAGAAAAATAAGAAGCTGCAAAGCTGGGTGGTCAATCTGCTCCGCATGACCGTTTACCAGATGGTCTATTTAGATAAAATACCAGACAGGGCAGCGATTTTTGAAGCAGTGGAAATTTCGAAGCGGCGCGGCCATAAGGGAATTGCCAGCCTTGTGAACGGAGTCCTTCGCAGCATTCAGAGAAATGGACTTCCTTCGCTCGATTCAATTTCAGATCCTGCGGAAAGAATATCAATAGAAACTAGCCATCCATTATGGTTAGTCACAAGATGGGTTGGCCAGTTCGGAATTGAAAAGACAAGGGAAATGTGTGAAATGAATTTGACTGCCCCGCTGCAGACAGGCAGGGTTAATTTGACAAGAATTTCACGTGAAGAGTGCCTGGAATTGTTGGCTGAAGAAGGCTTTGATGTGGAACCGAGCCCGATTCTGCCGGAAGCAATCAAAAGCCTCCGGGGCAACCTTGCCTCCTCGAAGGCATTCAAATATGGTTTGTTGACAATTCAGGATGAGAGTTCTATGCTGGTTGCCCATGCACTCGGCATTAAAGATGAAGAGGTAATCCTCGATGCTTGTGCGGCCCCAGGCGGTAAATCCTCGCATATCGCTGAAAAACTCGGCAATAGCGGGAAAGTAATCTCTCTCGATCTCCATGAACATAAGGTAAAGCTTATTTCCCAAAACGCTGAACGTCTTGGTCTTGAAAATATAGAAGCGAAAAAAATGGACAGCCGCCAGGCAGCCGAACAATTCGAGCATGGATCGATTGACCGAGTATTACTGGATGCCCCTTGCTCAGGGCTTGGCGTAATGAGACGTAAGCCGGACATGAAGTATACGAAGAAAGAACAGGATCTCAGCCAGCTGCAATCAATTCAGCTGAGTCTGCTCAAATCTGTCGCCCCATTGCTTAAGGCTGGCGGTACGCTTGTCTATAGCACTTGCACGGTGGACAGAGAAGAAAATCAGGAAGTAATTAAAGAATTTTTACGCGAGCATCCCGAATTTTCAGGAGATACCACACTTGCAGAAAGAATGCCAGAAGCAATCAGGCCCTTAATACATGGCTTTGATGTACAGATTCTTCCTCAGGACTTTGGCTCTGATGGATTTTACATTGCTTGTTTGAGAAAGAAGGTGGAATAA